The following proteins come from a genomic window of Denitromonas sp.:
- a CDS encoding methyl-accepting chemotaxis protein, producing the protein MRTNLPVTDREVEVENDVSLVSMTDLKGQITYVNRSLVDISGYAEAELIGKAHNILRHPDMPAEVFDDLWRCLKAGRAWTGYIKNRCKNGDHYWVHANVAPMREGGQVVGYMSLRGRADRDVVSRMAQVYRQFREGQAAGLAFEGGQLVSQRQLRWRKRLGNITIRQRLSALVLAVCTLIVMGTAIGYFGIQTAERGMTSVYDSRLVPALEMAQVHERFAEIGLQLRMAAAHDPAAPSRALHDDEIASHLAIVERDIARIEQVWAAGIPAGLPTDQRALAEDVLKARTELLDKGVRPALLMLSDGRFAAFNAHFINVFLPAHERASQTITAAISAYDAMARADIETISTTSSVLRLTGVTGGVIALIVLVAMGVTTFRAVIRPLSRANEGLRQISEGNFRSVIRVDQRDELGSVLNGLQCMQVKLGVDLSEARRAADETRRIKIGLDNVATNVMIADQDFNIIYLNRAMAEMLRGAEADIRKDLPHFSASTLIGSNIDVFHTDPAHQRQLLARLERTHRATVVLGGRTFRFTVNPVLDDEGERLGTAIEWVDRTAEVAVEDELGALVKAAASGDLSQRVPAEGKTGFFLQLSEDLNALMDTIQAGLADVAAVLNSMANGDLTRAISADYRGTFGQLKDDTNATVRRLREVVSQIQESADMVNSTAEEIAAGNADLSSRTEEQASTLEETASAMEELNATVQQNALSARQANELALAANAEAEAGGDKMARVVAMMQTVQGSARQISDIVGVIDTIAFQTNILALNAAVEAARAGEQGRGFAVVAAEVRGLAQRSAQAAKEIKSLIADSAKTIEDGSQLVNDTGATMSTVVGNFKRLTTLVTDIANASREQSAGIEQVTQAVSQMDEVTQHNAALVEQATAAAVGLEDQARALVDMVRRFRLSADAVLDEVQPARTAAARKAKVATLPTRGNRRSGRTDVGAPLPKVKRAHGSFLNDEWEEF; encoded by the coding sequence ATGAGAACCAACCTGCCTGTGACGGATCGCGAGGTCGAGGTCGAGAATGATGTCTCGCTCGTCTCGATGACGGACCTCAAGGGGCAGATCACGTATGTCAATCGCAGCCTGGTCGACATCTCCGGCTACGCCGAGGCGGAGCTGATCGGCAAGGCGCACAACATCCTGCGTCACCCGGACATGCCGGCCGAGGTCTTCGACGATCTGTGGCGCTGCCTGAAGGCGGGGCGGGCATGGACTGGCTACATCAAGAACCGCTGCAAGAACGGCGACCACTATTGGGTGCACGCCAATGTGGCGCCGATGCGTGAAGGCGGGCAGGTGGTCGGCTACATGTCCTTGCGCGGCCGGGCTGATCGCGACGTCGTCAGCCGCATGGCGCAGGTCTATCGCCAGTTCCGCGAGGGCCAGGCCGCCGGCCTGGCGTTCGAGGGCGGGCAGCTTGTCAGCCAGCGGCAGCTGCGCTGGCGCAAGCGCCTGGGCAACATCACGATTCGCCAGCGCTTGAGCGCTCTGGTCCTGGCCGTGTGCACGCTGATCGTGATGGGAACGGCAATCGGCTACTTCGGCATCCAGACCGCCGAACGCGGCATGACCTCGGTATACGATTCGCGCCTCGTGCCGGCCCTGGAAATGGCACAGGTGCACGAGCGCTTCGCCGAGATCGGCCTGCAGCTGCGCATGGCCGCGGCACACGATCCTGCGGCGCCTAGCCGGGCCTTGCACGATGACGAGATTGCGTCTCACCTGGCCATTGTCGAGCGTGACATCGCGCGGATCGAACAAGTGTGGGCCGCCGGGATTCCCGCCGGCCTGCCCACGGATCAGCGGGCGCTGGCCGAGGATGTGCTCAAGGCGCGCACCGAGCTGCTCGACAAGGGCGTCCGCCCGGCGCTGTTGATGCTCAGCGATGGGCGCTTTGCCGCCTTCAATGCGCACTTCATCAATGTCTTTTTGCCGGCTCACGAGCGGGCATCGCAAACGATAACCGCCGCCATTTCGGCGTACGACGCCATGGCGCGTGCCGACATCGAGACGATCAGCACGACGTCGTCGGTGCTGCGCCTGACCGGTGTGACGGGCGGCGTGATTGCCTTGATCGTGCTGGTGGCCATGGGCGTGACCACCTTCCGTGCGGTGATCCGGCCCTTGTCGCGCGCCAACGAAGGCTTGCGCCAGATCAGCGAGGGCAATTTCCGGTCGGTGATCCGGGTCGATCAGCGCGACGAGCTGGGCTCGGTGCTCAACGGGCTGCAATGCATGCAGGTCAAGCTCGGCGTCGATCTGAGCGAAGCGCGACGCGCGGCCGACGAGACCCGGCGCATCAAGATCGGGCTGGACAACGTGGCCACCAATGTGATGATCGCCGACCAGGACTTCAACATCATCTACCTGAACCGGGCGATGGCCGAGATGCTCCGCGGGGCCGAGGCGGATATCCGCAAGGATCTGCCGCATTTCTCCGCCAGCACGCTGATCGGCAGCAACATCGATGTGTTCCACACGGATCCGGCCCACCAGCGCCAGCTGCTGGCGCGCCTGGAGCGCACCCACCGGGCCACTGTCGTGCTCGGCGGACGGACCTTCCGGTTCACCGTTAATCCGGTGCTCGACGATGAAGGCGAGCGGCTGGGTACGGCCATCGAGTGGGTGGACCGCACGGCGGAGGTGGCGGTCGAGGACGAGCTGGGCGCGCTGGTCAAGGCGGCGGCCAGTGGCGACCTGAGCCAGCGCGTGCCGGCCGAGGGCAAGACCGGCTTCTTCCTGCAGCTGTCGGAGGACCTCAACGCGCTGATGGACACCATCCAGGCCGGTTTGGCCGATGTCGCCGCCGTCCTCAACAGTATGGCCAATGGCGACCTGACCCGCGCCATCTCGGCCGACTATCGTGGCACCTTCGGCCAGCTCAAGGATGACACCAACGCCACGGTGCGGCGTCTGCGCGAGGTGGTGAGCCAGATCCAGGAAAGCGCTGACATGGTCAACAGCACGGCGGAGGAGATCGCTGCCGGCAACGCCGACCTGTCGAGCCGGACCGAGGAGCAGGCCAGCACCCTCGAGGAGACCGCCAGCGCGATGGAAGAACTCAACGCGACCGTGCAGCAAAACGCACTGAGCGCCCGCCAGGCCAATGAACTGGCCCTGGCGGCCAACGCCGAGGCCGAGGCAGGGGGCGACAAGATGGCCCGGGTGGTGGCGATGATGCAGACCGTGCAGGGCTCGGCGCGCCAGATCAGCGATATCGTCGGCGTGATCGATACCATCGCCTTCCAGACCAATATCCTGGCCCTCAACGCGGCAGTCGAGGCGGCGCGGGCGGGCGAGCAGGGGCGGGGCTTTGCCGTCGTCGCTGCCGAGGTGCGCGGCCTGGCGCAGCGCAGCGCCCAGGCGGCCAAGGAGATCAAGTCGCTGATCGCCGATTCGGCCAAGACCATCGAGGACGGGTCGCAACTGGTCAATGACACCGGCGCCACCATGAGCACCGTGGTTGGCAACTTCAAGCGCCTGACCACCCTGGTCACCGATATTGCCAACGCCAGCCGCGAACAGAGCGCCGGCATCGAGCAGGTGACCCAGGCAGTGAGCCAGATGGACGAGGTGACGCAGCACAACGCCGCCCTGGTGGAGCAGGCCACGGCTGCCGCCGTGGGGCTGGAAGACCAGGCGCGTGCGCTGGTGGACATGGTGCGGCGCTTCCGTCTGTCGGCTGACGCCGTGCTGGACGAGGTGCAGCCCGCACGGACCGCCGCTGCGCGCAAGGCCAAGGTGGCGACGCTGCCGACGCGCGGCAACCGCCGCAGTGGCCGCACCGACGTCGGCGCGCCCTTGCCCAAGGTGAAGCGCGCCCACGGCAGTTTCCTGAACGATGAATGGGAGGAGTTCTGA
- a CDS encoding chemotaxis protein CheW: MQYAATAPRAGGDEDGTRQAFLSFVLGDEAYAIDILKVQEIRGYDPVTSIANAPAFIKGVINLRGTIVPIVDLRVKFGVGRVEYTPFTVVIILNIGPRVVGIVVDGVSDVLDLPTRDIHPATEISNQIGAGFLLGLATVDTQMLILLDIERMMRSPEMALFDSDADG, translated from the coding sequence ATGCAATACGCAGCAACTGCGCCGCGCGCCGGAGGCGATGAGGACGGCACCCGACAGGCGTTCCTGAGCTTTGTGCTCGGTGACGAGGCGTACGCCATCGACATTCTCAAGGTGCAGGAGATCCGGGGCTACGACCCGGTCACCAGCATTGCCAATGCGCCGGCGTTCATCAAGGGGGTCATCAACCTGCGGGGCACCATCGTCCCCATCGTCGACCTGCGTGTGAAGTTCGGCGTCGGTCGCGTCGAGTACACCCCGTTTACCGTGGTGATCATCCTCAACATCGGTCCGCGCGTGGTCGGCATCGTCGTCGATGGCGTGTCCGATGTGCTCGATCTGCCGACCCGGGACATCCACCCGGCGACGGAGATCTCCAACCAGATCGGCGCGGGATTCCTCCTCGGTCTGGCTACGGTCGACACGCAGATGCTCATCTTGCTGGATATCGAACGCATGATGCGATCGCCCGAGATGGCCTTGTTCGACAGCGACGCAGACGGCTGA
- a CDS encoding chemotaxis protein CheW: MFNLAPPAPVPEPPPAAKGGDTSIRVSVEKVDLMINLVGELVITQAMLMASSQGIDPVRHERLLAGIDQLQRNMRDLQDTVMSVRMLPISTVFSRFPRVVHDLSRKLDKAVELKLLGEHTELDKGLVERLADPLTHLVRNSLDHGIERADVRRARGKPATGTITLAASHQSGHVVIEVGDDGAGLDRDRILAKARQQGLAVPDSLTDAEVWQLIFEPGFSTAEVVTDVSGRGVGMDVVRRNISAMGGRVDVQSIHGVGTRFTVRLPLTLAILDGMSVRVGSETYILPLTLIAESLQPSADMVHSVSGVRRLIRVRGRYLPVVELHREFGVADGKTDWTEGIMVVVQVDGAQVALFVDELLGQHQVVIKSLETNFRRVKGFSGATILGDGRVAMILDLPALAGGVRRLHPVAA; this comes from the coding sequence TTGTTCAACCTGGCCCCGCCGGCGCCGGTGCCTGAGCCGCCACCCGCGGCCAAGGGGGGCGACACCTCGATCCGGGTCAGCGTGGAAAAGGTCGACCTGATGATCAACCTGGTCGGCGAACTGGTGATTACCCAGGCCATGCTGATGGCCTCGTCGCAGGGCATCGACCCGGTGCGCCACGAGCGCCTGCTCGCCGGGATCGACCAGCTCCAGCGCAACATGCGCGATCTGCAGGATACGGTGATGTCGGTGCGCATGCTGCCGATATCGACGGTGTTTTCGCGCTTTCCGCGCGTGGTGCATGACCTGTCGCGCAAACTCGACAAAGCCGTCGAGCTCAAGCTGCTCGGCGAGCACACCGAACTGGACAAGGGGCTGGTCGAGCGCCTGGCCGATCCGCTCACCCACCTGGTGCGCAACAGCCTGGACCATGGCATCGAACGGGCCGATGTGCGCCGCGCCCGGGGCAAGCCGGCGACCGGCACCATTACCCTGGCCGCCTCGCACCAGAGCGGCCATGTCGTGATCGAGGTGGGCGACGACGGCGCCGGGCTCGACCGTGATCGGATTCTGGCCAAGGCGCGGCAGCAGGGGCTGGCGGTGCCCGACAGCCTGACCGATGCGGAGGTCTGGCAACTGATCTTCGAGCCCGGTTTCTCGACCGCAGAGGTGGTCACCGACGTCTCGGGTCGTGGCGTGGGCATGGACGTGGTCCGGCGCAACATCTCGGCCATGGGGGGGCGGGTCGACGTGCAGTCCATCCACGGGGTGGGCACACGCTTTACCGTGCGCCTGCCGCTCACGCTGGCGATTCTCGATGGCATGTCGGTGCGCGTGGGCAGCGAGACCTACATCCTGCCGCTGACGCTGATTGCCGAATCGCTGCAGCCGAGCGCCGACATGGTGCACAGCGTCTCCGGCGTTCGCCGCCTGATCCGCGTCCGCGGGCGCTACCTGCCGGTGGTCGAGCTGCACCGGGAATTCGGTGTGGCCGATGGCAAGACCGACTGGACCGAGGGCATCATGGTCGTGGTGCAGGTGGACGGCGCGCAGGTGGCGCTGTTCGTCGATGAGCTGCTCGGTCAGCACCAGGTGGTCATCAAGAGCCTCGAAACCAATTTCCGTCGTGTCAAAGGCTTCTCCGGGGCCACCATCCTCGGCGACGGGCGCGTCGCCATGATTCTCGACCTGCCGGCGCTGGCCGGCGGTGTTCGTCGGCTGCACCCGGTCGCGGCCTGA
- a CDS encoding Hpt domain-containing protein: MSIDMSQFHQVFFDEAEEHLGQIENLLVSIDLRHPDAEELNAVFRAAHSIKGSASTFGFSDMAQITHVMESLLDDVRKGARALEPEIVDACLAAGDVLRAQLAGHRGQGKADPAQAAAIVARLTALDGAAEAVRTAAPAPAASPATCDPAPTSSALLAEVFDVRFVAEPHVANEPALLDNLLDELGRLGGVDVVQRPAADAEDRAWWLKITTLMPAETLRDVLDFMAEPGSVDIRAAGAEAPDGEGSAYGFFAPVPAASPTAEEDEAAYGFFVQPGPAGAGA; the protein is encoded by the coding sequence ATGTCCATCGACATGAGTCAGTTCCATCAGGTGTTTTTCGACGAGGCCGAGGAGCACCTGGGCCAGATCGAGAACCTGCTGGTGTCGATCGACCTGCGCCATCCCGACGCCGAAGAACTCAACGCGGTGTTTCGGGCCGCGCACTCGATCAAGGGGTCGGCGTCGACCTTCGGCTTCTCCGACATGGCGCAGATCACCCATGTGATGGAGAGCCTGCTGGACGATGTGCGCAAGGGCGCGCGTGCGCTCGAGCCCGAGATCGTCGACGCCTGCCTGGCCGCCGGCGATGTGCTGCGCGCCCAGCTCGCCGGCCATCGTGGCCAGGGCAAGGCCGACCCGGCGCAGGCGGCGGCCATCGTGGCGCGCCTGACAGCGCTCGACGGCGCGGCGGAGGCGGTGCGCACGGCGGCGCCGGCACCGGCGGCATCGCCGGCCACATGCGATCCGGCGCCGACATCCAGCGCGCTGCTGGCCGAGGTGTTCGACGTACGTTTCGTGGCCGAACCGCATGTGGCCAACGAGCCGGCACTGCTCGACAACCTGCTCGATGAACTCGGCCGCCTCGGCGGGGTGGACGTTGTGCAGCGGCCGGCCGCCGACGCCGAGGACCGGGCCTGGTGGCTGAAGATCACCACCCTGATGCCGGCCGAGACCTTGCGCGACGTACTCGATTTCATGGCCGAGCCGGGGTCGGTGGATATCCGCGCGGCTGGCGCAGAAGCGCCCGATGGCGAGGGCAGCGCCTATGGTTTCTTCGCGCCCGTGCCGGCTGCGTCGCCGACGGCGGAGGAGGACGAGGCGGCCTACGGGTTCTTTGTTCAACCTGGCCCCGCCGGCGCCGGTGCCTGA
- a CDS encoding response regulator, with the protein MTKNVLAVDDSASIRQMVNFTLRSAGYTVVDAVDGRDGLARAREQQFDLVLTDQNMPHMDGLALIRALRELPAYRQVPILMLTTESSEAMKAQGRSAGATGWMVKPFDPLKLIEVVRKVIG; encoded by the coding sequence TGGCCGTTGACGACTCTGCCTCGATTCGGCAGATGGTCAACTTCACGCTCAGGAGCGCCGGCTACACGGTGGTTGACGCCGTGGACGGGCGCGACGGGCTGGCCCGTGCCCGCGAGCAACAGTTTGACCTGGTGCTGACCGACCAGAACATGCCGCACATGGATGGCCTGGCGCTGATCCGCGCACTGCGCGAGCTGCCGGCTTACCGCCAGGTGCCCATCCTGATGCTGACGACCGAATCGTCCGAGGCGATGAAGGCGCAGGGGCGGTCGGCCGGCGCCACGGGCTGGATGGTCAAGCCCTTCGATCCGCTCAAGCTGATCGAAGTGGTGCGCAAGGTCATCGGATAG